A window from Oreochromis aureus strain Israel breed Guangdong linkage group 16, ZZ_aureus, whole genome shotgun sequence encodes these proteins:
- the pla1a gene encoding phospholipase A1 member A isoform X1 — MLWERKTFFFCVLSIYITSLVVASDERQQDNHCADLNNITWREYQQQRVRVNVQYLLLTRKNMDCPQAFNETSLTMENSYFNPLRPTKVIIHGYRARGTKPSWVKKLGQALLSSQDVNVVVVDWVRSASFAYNLVVEIYREVAIQISVLINQLENHGCRLESFHFIGVSLGAHVAGFVGTLFEGKIGRITGLDPAGPMFKGADTYSRLDPSDAQFVDAIHTDSDYFGISIPVGHVDFFLNGGKDQIGCGRSRFDSSFLYFLVYSYVICDHMRALDVYISALNSSCPLMGIPCSNYEDFLNGRCMDCHVFRGKCPVIGLSENSGISISPIPKEQKLFLLTTSSQPYCAHHILVELEVSKLDKSAEIEVTLTAETLETKQILRLQTDTTVYRTVMAHSTPRCEINSIRLTNTGARFYRQGEIHVKSVCVTEFPALRRKDPLCVNNINIRRGAPWSHDLVQLCDF, encoded by the exons ATGCTTTGGGAGCGCAAaaccttcttcttctgtgttttgtcgaTCTACATCACATCACTGGTGGTGG CTTCAGATGAAAGGCAGCAAGATAATCACTGTGCTGATCTCAACAACATCACATGGCGGGAGTACCAGCAGCAAAGAGTCAGAGTGAATGTCCAGTATCTGCTGCTGACCAGGAAAAACATGGACTGTCCACAAGCATTCAATGAGACATCCCTCACCATGGAGAACTCCTACTTCAACCCCTTGCGTCCTACAAAGGTGATCATCCACGGGTACAG GGCACGGGGGACTAAGCCCTCCTGGGTGAAGAAGTTAGGCCAGGCGCTTTTAAGCTCTCAAGATGTgaatgtggtggtggtggactGGGTCCGCAGTGCGTCCTTTGCCTACAACCTGGTGGTAGAGATCTACAGAGAGGTGGCCATACAGATTTCTGTCCTCATCAATCAGCTGGAG AATCATGGCTGCAGACTCGAATCCTTCCACTTTATCGGGGTCAGTCTCGGGGCACATGTCGCTGGTTTTGTGGGAACTTTGTTCGAAGGGAAAATCGGAAGAATCACAG GCCTGGACCCTGCTGGACCCATGTTTAAAGGAGCGGACACCTATAGCCGGTTGGACCCTTCTGACGCTCAGTTTGTGGATGCCATCCACACCGATTCTGACT ATTTTGGCATCTCCATCCCTGTTGGCCATGTGGACTTCTTTCTGAATGGAGGGAAGGACCAGATTGGATGTGGTCGCTCCAGGTTTGACTCAA gttttttgtattttttagtgTACAGTTATGTGATATGTGACCACATGAGGGCGCTGGACGTCTACATCAGCGCGCTGAACAGCTCGTGCCCGTTAATGGGGATCCCGTGCTCCAACTATGAGGACTTCCTGAACGGACGCTGTATGGACTGCCACGTCTTCAGGGGGAAATGTCCAGTAATAG GTTTATCAGAAAACAGTGGGATATCTATATCTCCCATTCCCAAAGAGCAGAAACTATTCCTCCTCACAACTTCTTCACAGCCATATTGTG CTCACCACATCCTGGTGGAGTTAGAAGTTTCTAAACTGGATAAGAGTGCTGAGATTGAAGTGACTCTGACAGCTGAAACCCTGGAAACAAAGCAGATCCTCAGGCT TCAGACAGATACAACAGTGTACAGGACGGTGATGGCTCACTCTACCCCCCGGTGTGAAATCAACTCCATCAGGCTGACAAACACAGGAGCTCGCTTCTACAGACAGGGAGAGATCCACGTCAagtctgtctgtgtgactgAGTTTCCCGCTCTCAG gcgcaaagatcctctgtgtgtgaacaACATCAACATCAGACGGGGAGCTCCGTGGTCCCACGACCTTGTGCAGTTGTGTGACTTCTAA
- the pla1a gene encoding phospholipase A1 member A isoform X2, whose amino-acid sequence MLWERKTFFFCVLSIYITSLVVASDERQQDNHCADLNNITWREYQQQRVRVNVQYLLLTRKNMDCPQAFNETSLTMENSYFNPLRPTKVIIHGYRARGTKPSWVKKLGQALLSSQDVNVVVVDWVRSASFAYNLVVEIYREVAIQISVLINQLENHGCRLESFHFIGVSLGAHVAGFVGTLFEGKIGRITGLDPAGPMFKGADTYSRLDPSDAQFVDAIHTDSDYFGISIPVGHVDFFLNGGKDQIGCGRSRFDSMYSYVICDHMRALDVYISALNSSCPLMGIPCSNYEDFLNGRCMDCHVFRGKCPVIGLSENSGISISPIPKEQKLFLLTTSSQPYCAHHILVELEVSKLDKSAEIEVTLTAETLETKQILRLQTDTTVYRTVMAHSTPRCEINSIRLTNTGARFYRQGEIHVKSVCVTEFPALRRKDPLCVNNINIRRGAPWSHDLVQLCDF is encoded by the exons ATGCTTTGGGAGCGCAAaaccttcttcttctgtgttttgtcgaTCTACATCACATCACTGGTGGTGG CTTCAGATGAAAGGCAGCAAGATAATCACTGTGCTGATCTCAACAACATCACATGGCGGGAGTACCAGCAGCAAAGAGTCAGAGTGAATGTCCAGTATCTGCTGCTGACCAGGAAAAACATGGACTGTCCACAAGCATTCAATGAGACATCCCTCACCATGGAGAACTCCTACTTCAACCCCTTGCGTCCTACAAAGGTGATCATCCACGGGTACAG GGCACGGGGGACTAAGCCCTCCTGGGTGAAGAAGTTAGGCCAGGCGCTTTTAAGCTCTCAAGATGTgaatgtggtggtggtggactGGGTCCGCAGTGCGTCCTTTGCCTACAACCTGGTGGTAGAGATCTACAGAGAGGTGGCCATACAGATTTCTGTCCTCATCAATCAGCTGGAG AATCATGGCTGCAGACTCGAATCCTTCCACTTTATCGGGGTCAGTCTCGGGGCACATGTCGCTGGTTTTGTGGGAACTTTGTTCGAAGGGAAAATCGGAAGAATCACAG GCCTGGACCCTGCTGGACCCATGTTTAAAGGAGCGGACACCTATAGCCGGTTGGACCCTTCTGACGCTCAGTTTGTGGATGCCATCCACACCGATTCTGACT ATTTTGGCATCTCCATCCCTGTTGGCCATGTGGACTTCTTTCTGAATGGAGGGAAGGACCAGATTGGATGTGGTCGCTCCAGGTTTGACTCAA tgTACAGTTATGTGATATGTGACCACATGAGGGCGCTGGACGTCTACATCAGCGCGCTGAACAGCTCGTGCCCGTTAATGGGGATCCCGTGCTCCAACTATGAGGACTTCCTGAACGGACGCTGTATGGACTGCCACGTCTTCAGGGGGAAATGTCCAGTAATAG GTTTATCAGAAAACAGTGGGATATCTATATCTCCCATTCCCAAAGAGCAGAAACTATTCCTCCTCACAACTTCTTCACAGCCATATTGTG CTCACCACATCCTGGTGGAGTTAGAAGTTTCTAAACTGGATAAGAGTGCTGAGATTGAAGTGACTCTGACAGCTGAAACCCTGGAAACAAAGCAGATCCTCAGGCT TCAGACAGATACAACAGTGTACAGGACGGTGATGGCTCACTCTACCCCCCGGTGTGAAATCAACTCCATCAGGCTGACAAACACAGGAGCTCGCTTCTACAGACAGGGAGAGATCCACGTCAagtctgtctgtgtgactgAGTTTCCCGCTCTCAG gcgcaaagatcctctgtgtgtgaacaACATCAACATCAGACGGGGAGCTCCGTGGTCCCACGACCTTGTGCAGTTGTGTGACTTCTAA
- the hsd3b1 gene encoding hydroxy-delta-5-steroid dehydrogenase, 3 beta- and steroid delta-isomerase 1, whose protein sequence is MSLRGDVCVVTGACGFLGKRLVRLLLEEEKMAEIRLLDKQIQLQFLQSLEDCKGETKLRAFEGDMRDSDFLIKCCRGASIVFHIASIIDIKDSVEYSEIYGVNVKGTQLLLEACIQENVASFIYTSTIEVIGPNSKGEPIINGSEDTVYDITLDINYSKTKSEAEEKTLKADGEVLQNGGQLATCALRPAYIYGEGCRFLLGHMADGIKNRNVLLRMSLPEALVKPVYVGNVAAAHLQAARSLKDPQKRNAVGGKFYFVSDDTPPVSYSDFNHAVMSPLGFSIQEKPMMPLTLFYLLTFLMETVAWILRPFIRIVPPLNRQLLTMLNTPFSFSYEKAKRDLGYVPKYSWEEARKRTTEWLASQLPAERERILSK, encoded by the exons ATGTCTCTGCGAGGTGATGTGTGCGTGGTGACGGGGGCCTGTGGATTCTTGGGAAAGAGGCTGGTGAGGCTGCTGCTGGAAGAAGAGAAAATGGCTGAGATTCGACTTCTGGACAAACAGATACAGCTGCAGTTTTTGCAGAGTTTGGAGG ACTGCAAAGGTGAGACAAAGCTGCGAGCTTTCGAAGGGGACATGAGGGACAGTGATTTCCTGATCAAATGCTGCCGCGGGGCATCGATCGTCTTCCACATCGCATCCATCATTGACATCAAAGACTCAGTGGAGTACAGTGAGATTTACGGGGTGAATGTCAAAG GAACGCAGCTGCTTTTGGAGGCATGTATTCAGGAGAACGTGGCGTCCTTCATATACACCAGCACCATTGAAGTGATAGGGCCAAACTCTAAGGGAGAACCCATAATCAATGGCAGTGAGGACACCGTCTATGACATCACTTTGGACATCAACTACAGCAAGACCAAAAGTGAGGCTGAGGAGAAAACCCTGAAGGCTGACGGTGAGGTGCTCCAGAACGGAGGCCAGCTAGCCACCTGTGCACTCAGACCAGCGTATATCTATGGAGAGGGCTGCCGCTTCCTCCTAGGCCACATGGCCGATGGGATAAAAAACCGAAACGTTCTGCTTCGCATGTCGCTCCCCGAGGCCCTTGTGAAGCCTGTCTATGTGGGCAACGTGGCCGCCGCTCATCTCCAAGCAGCCCGCAGCCTCAAAGATCCGCAGAAAAGAAATGCTGTTGGAGGGAAGTTTTACTTCGTTTCTGATGACACACCACCTGTGAGTTATTCAGACTTCAACCACGCCGTGATGTCTCCTCTGGGTTTCAGTATTCAAGAGAAACCCATGATGCCACTCACCCTCTTCTACTTACTAACTTTCCTTATGGAGACAGTAGCCTGGATCCTACGGCCTTTCATACGCATCGTCCCGCCACTGAACCGTCAGCTCCTCACCATGTTGAACACGCCGTTCAGTTTTTCCTATGAGAAAGCCAAGAGGGATCTGGGATATGTCCCCAAATACAGCTGGGAGGAAGCACGCAAACGCACCACTGAATGGCTCGCCTCCCAGTTgccagcagagagagaaagaatctTGTCTAAATAG